TCACGGTATGGAGGAGGATCCTTAAATGTCCTTCCTGAAGTGTGTAGCTTCTCTCAGTCTGAAGACCTGTGAACGGAAGAGACAAGTTCTCTCCTCCCACTTCTCCACACACAATATAAAATGGTGAGACACACATAATTTAACACAATTGGCACTCCCAGTCTGCTCCTGGGAATAATTCACCATGGCCCCTTGCTGTGTCTTTTGAGATCTTGATTCTGCCTGGGTCATGCTTCCTTTTCCATAAAAATACCTCATGTTTGAGGCTGAGCCTCTGTATCCTGTTTCCTGCCTGTAGAAGGTTGAAAGTTCAAAGGCCTTTCATCATTTTGCACTGTCTTGTCCCTTTGAGACAAAGctaatctaatttttttaattgtgaattttatatgaattaattTATAATCCACTCCACTATAATAAAGGCCATAACCACCAATCTTTCCAAGATAAGCTTTTCTAGATTTTTGTCTATTTATAAACCTGGTATGGAACATTAACCTTAAAATCCTTAGCCTTAGAGGACCTTATATCTGATCCAATGGTCTGCTAAGACAACACTTCAGAATTTTCTGAGGTATTTATAAAGACTTTTACAGTTACACTCTAGATATATGTTtgttttgaaattctttcttaATTGGATAATCTCGGAAAGACTAAGAAGGAGacactatattatttttaacccAATAAGCCCCGGCtcttttatatttaacaaaaatgttaagCTCATCTATGTCCTCTCACACTTTACTGTAAGTATCGAGAAGTCAGACAAAACTTCAGAAACCTTCTTAGCTTCagagaaatatcatcagaaaagaaatatcatcaaaaaagaaggcacagagagtttggaaataaaaggatgaaaagtATCAGGTAAGAgtgaaccaaaagaaaggaaagcaatcATAAcaacagataaaattaaatttaggaCAAAAGTATGCTAtatgaaaaaaagatacaagaaaaataaaaacaacaagagGATATAATTATCAAAAGTATATATGCTTTAATATATAGTCTTGAAGTGAATCAAACAACAACTGACAGAGAGGAATAAGTGAACAACTGCTATTGGTGATTTTAACATTCTCCACTGAGAAACTGAAAGCTTAAGTAAATAATCAACATACGTATGAAGATTTACATAAAATAAGTTCAagttattacatatatatatatgaatgtgtacatatatgtatcaaACAGATaatatccattttttttaaagaaaacatgaaatgtttattaaaataggCCAtatgagctgggcacggtggttcatgcctgtaatcccagcactttgggaggccaaggtgggcaggtcacgaggtcaggagatcgagaccatcctggctaacacagtaaaaccccgtctctactaaaaataaaaaaaattagccgggcatggtggcacacgcctgcagtcccacctactcgggactcccttgaacacaggaggcagaggttgcagtgagccaagatcgcaccaccgcacttcagcctgggcgacagaggaagactccatctcaaaaaaacaaaaggccgTATAAGGTTATTACAAACCTCAAAACATTCCAAATGTTCAATATCATAATAGACAATATTCtttgaccacagtgaaataaaattggaaGTTAATAACAAAAGAATAGCCTAAAATTCTAAATAAACTCAGTGACATATTACTAAACGACACCTGGGTTTTAaaggaaaccagaaaagaaattttaaaatacttaggaaaaaaaagaaaatgaaaatagtaattaTCAAAAATTTGTGGGACATAGCTCAATCAGTATTTAGATGAAAACTTTTAACTTTAAATACGTTTATGCGGAGActggaaatattaaaaagtaagaaagctAAGCATTTAtctcaagaaaatagaaaaaagtacaaCAGACCGAATCCCAGAGAATTTAAAggagtgattaaaaaaaagatataaacagaaatcaatgaaatatcaattttttaaaaaaacagtaacaaaaccaGAAGGTGGATCTTTGGAAAGATTAATTAGCTCACTAGATCTCTGTAACAGGACTTATCAAAGGgagaaaagacataaataaaatatagaacaaaaaaagaaaaaagaattactgatataaaataataatgtaaaaataataatggagAGGCCTAATGAATAACTCTGTAgtatttaatttgaaaatctagatgaaatagATAAATACCTAGATATAGAGTTCAAAATTGGCTTATAGGGTTGGAAACTTGAAAAGACCAATAAATATCAACAAAACTAAAGTGTCTCCACAGCTGCAGACCCAGTTGTAGGCCCTGCTTTCCTCTTTTCCCCTGGAAAGAGCTTCCCTCATCTCTGGATGGAAGCAATGATGCTGTCAACCCAACGGAGAGCAAAGAACTCTAGCGAGGCATTCACAGCGCCTCATCCTTCTCCACACTGTGATCCATCAGTCCAAAGGGGAGCAACCATGCTGTAGACTTTTGGGGGGACTGTTATGAACattgagaaaaatgagaatttctCTACTTCTGATATCAACTAACCAGTTAGAACCAAATAACAGAGCTACAGTGGTCACCTTTGTCCCCAGTGCAGACAGAATAAAGTAGAAGAAGAAAGCAGAGCTAGGAaggaatccaaaaaaaaaaagagagagagagaaggagagatctGATGCCTGATTTGGAACTCCCTAGATCCAGCCATGTCACAAGTTCTTTCCACCGTTGGACCTCTCATGCATTCCTTTTTGCTTTAAAACAGTTCAATTTTATGTCTGTCACCTGTAATCcaaagaaaactaatgaaaaataaaatgtggagaAGAGGAAAGGTGCTAGACTTTAGAGTTGAATGGTCTTGGATTTGAATCTCAAGGGCGCTTCACTCAACTTCCATGCAGCTCAGTTTCCTATCTAAAGAGGAGAGATAACGGTACCCACTTCACAGAGTCATTGTGAAAATTTCCTGAGATAATACAGAGGAAGCACTTGGCAGATATTATTCCatgtctgtctctcccaccaGACTAAGACCCTGGAAGGCAGGACCTTGCCCAAGTCATCCCCAATTGGAATTAAAcacctgtttttactttttacaagTATCTGCACCTTGGTGCTAATTACAGGCACCTAAGACATCTCCGCCAACTGACACAGGGCAACCACATTGATGCAACTCCAGCCACATTTTGGTATAAAAAAACTTCATAGAATTGAACGCAGAGCAAAGTTAATTTGCAGCATTACTGTGTTTACTCAACTTTCCTGACAAAGCCTCCCATTGGTTAATGGCTCGGGGGAGAGGACTACCAAGCAGTGAAGGCCACTGGCCCCTCTAACCATTAACCACCCGGAAAGCTGGCAAACAAAATTTAACAGGCAGCATCCCCCGCAGGCTTACTGTACACATGCTAGGGTCCAGGACAGCAGGACCAAGCCAGCAGAAACAGCCTGAGCCCACCGCAGACTGTGAGTAACAACTGAGAACCctctatccctccccctgcccggCCTCCAGAGCAAAGCCAGGGCTGcagcttgcttgcttgtttggtttgttgagatgttttgttttttttaaatggcacatTGAACATTAGGGCAGCCAGCAGTGTTATGAGGCAACCTTGCGGAGGATTTTCCAAACCCCAGAGTCTGTGAGTCATCCACAGTGGTTCTGATGTCCCCTGGGCTCCTGCCATGCAGGGACCTGACACAGAGGGCTGTAGCTAAGAACCATTCTCGTCCACTGCCATGACTGATGCTCCTAAGCCCAGCCAGACAGCCACAACACCCACAACAGCCACAGAGTCGCAGCCTGCGAGCTACGATGCATCTGCTCCAGTCGGCACCACTGATAAAGGATGTTGGCCGCGGGTGGGGGCCAGGGAGGGCTCAGCTGGCCCAGTGCAGAGGTATTCTTCAGAGTCACGCAGATCTATCCACCACAGCTCCTCACTCAGTGACCTGGGGCGGAGAAAATGCACAGAGAACAGAACTGTCTGCACTATACCGCATGTCCTGAGGTTTCAATACAGAAGGTCGAGAACTGTCCCTGGCTGGTAGGGCATTTGTGAAAACAGAACACAGTGAATATTTACTAAGTGAGTTTCTTCAGAGATGAGGAACAAAGAGGGCATACTTGACATGAAATGCATGAACAATATTGATACACTGCATTTTTATATGGCtgggtactctttttttttttttttgacagagtttcgctcttgttgcccaagctggagtgcaatggcgtgatctcagctctctgcaacctctgcctcccaggttcaagctattcttccgcctcagcctcccgaggagctggaatttcaggcacccgccaccatgccctgctaattttttgtttttagtagaaacggggtttcaccatgttagcaaggctagtctcgaactcctgacctcaggtgatccgcccacctcagcttcccaaagtgctgggattacaggcgtgagccaccgcacccggccgtggCTGGGTACTCTTAAGAGCTTTTTTActcatcattttcctttctgtagAGACAGGCAGAATGGCATGGCACAAGCTCTGAAGTCAGACATCTAGGTTTAGAATTCCAGCTCAGGGGGAGTTACTCTGTCTCCCtggatctcagttttctcatctataaattgggCCCCACGATGCTCCATTAAATGAGGTCACATAAGCCAAGCACTGATAACAACCACGTCTGGTATTCACAATATTGTCAGGTGGGTGGAGTTTTCACCCTCATCTTAGAGAATTCACACAGGAGAAGGTGAGGCATACAATCTCCGCAGAGATGGCAGGAAAGGGATGGGAGCCCATCCTACCATTGGCATCATGCTGCACAGGGCCTGTGCCCAAGAGGAGATCCCAGACAGGTATGGCAGTGACCAAAGCTAAGCAAAGATTTCACTGCCTGTCATGGGGCAAGGCCATAGAGAAGCACAGATGCAAGGCTTCCTGGAGGCGGTGACCTGGGACCTGAGTCTCAAAGGACAAGATGGAGTGAGCCAGGTGAGGCAGGGAGACGAGCGACCTACAGACTGGAGCCACGTGGGCAGGGCTGAGGCAGGTCCATCTTTGTTCCCTGCTCCCAGCCCAGAGCTGGCTCAGCAAACATGGAAAAATCGAAATGACCTGCCCTGGGGAACTGCAGTGACCTGGCTCGCTGTAACCTGCCCTGTAGTGGCGTGACCTGCCCCGCCCTGCCCTGACCCACAGTGGGATAAAAGGCTGGTGGGTGCTGGAAGAACCCCTGACACCCAGTGTTGCTGTGGCTGAGACCTCAAAGGGCCAGATTTGAGGCTGGAGGCAGAACTGTCACCAGGGACTGGGTCACAAAGACCCCCTGGGCTACGTTAGTGAGAATCAGCCTCGTCGTGGGCAATGAGGAGCCCCTGAAAACTTCAAAGCATAACTGACCAGCTTGAATTTTCAGGAATTTAGGAAGATGCAGCTGCAGATGGGTAAAAGGGCTGGAGAGAGTTAAACAGAAGGCAGGGGGGCAAGGTAGTGGTTACTGCTGAGTTCTGGGAGAGATGAGGAGGCTGTGCAGAGGCACTGGAGAAGAGACAAACACCAGAAAAATGGGTAAGGCTAGAGGTATTATTATCAGCTCTTTTTatactgaggaaactgaggcagagttTAAATAGCCTGTCCTACGTCACCTAATTTGTACATAGCAGCGCTGGGAGCCCaatccagacagagtctcactctgtcacccaggctggagtgcagtggtgcgatctcagctcactgcaagctgggtggatttttaaaattccatttatggAACTcttcttttaaatcatttatatttaatgttttccttaAATTTGTATTGTGGGAAAATATAATACCTAACATTTTAACTACAAGTGTACAATTCAGGAGCATtaaaagtacattcacattgttgtgcctCCATCACCACCTTCCAcgtccagaactttttcatcatcccaaactgaaattctaCACCCACTCAACAATAATTCCCCAATCTCCCCTTGCCCCAGCCCCTGGTATCCACAATTTTACTTCTGTCTCTATgtatttgactactctaggtgtAGAATTAGActctatttgtccttttgtgtctggttcaTTTCACGTAACATAacgtcttccaggttcatccatgttgtaggaaatgtcagaatttcattcctttttaaagttgaatagtatttcactgtatgtTTATACCatactttgtttattcattcatccattgatagacatttgggttgtttccatcttttggctacggtgaataatgctgctgtgactTTAGTCTACAATTATCTATTCAAGTTCCTTGACTATCTGCGTGCAGTTTTTTGGTGTATATACTCAAAGCaaaattgttgggtcaaatgatgattctgtctaatttttaaggaactgccataTTGTTTTCTACACATTGTAGCACTTTATATTCTTACCAGCAAAGAATAAGGATTCCAATTTCCCCATATGCATgctaacatttaaattaaaaaaaaaattttttttttgaaacagaaaaaaaaaaatgttgccatgttgcctagactggtctcaaactcctggcctcaagcattccatccacctcagctttcagagtagctgggattacaggcacaggccatcaTGCCTGGTGTGCCAacttattgttttctgttttgtctgtttATAGTAGCCATCCCTATggatatgaagtggtatctcattgtggttttgatattcCTAATGAATAGTGATGCTAAACATCTTTATacgtgcttattggccatttgtgtgctGTCTCTGAAAAGATGTCcactcaagtcctttgcccatttctaactgggtttatttgttttcttgtttttgttcttgggttttaggagttctttgtatatccTGGATATCAATTCCTTATCAGATATgaaatttgcaaatgttttcccattctgtgagttgcatttttactttattgataGTATCCTTTGATGAacaaagttttcaattttgatgaagtccaatttgtctatattttcttttgttgcccaTGGCTTTGGTGTGATATTCAAGAAATTATTGCCAAAGCCAATATCATGAAGTTTTTCCCCCAAGTTTTTCCctaagatttttataattttaactcatGTTTAGGTCactgatctattttgagttaatttttgtatatggtgttaggTAAAGGTccatcttcattcttttgcatgtaaatATCCAATTTTTCAGCACCACTTGTGGAAAAggctgtcttttccccattgaatggtttGGCACCCTCGTTCAACTCATTTTACTATATATgcagggtttatttctgggttctgtattctattccattggtctatatgtatgtctttataccagtaccacactgttttgatttttatagttttgtagtaAATTGTGAAATCAGAAAGTGCAAGAcgttcagctttgttctttttcggTATTGTTTTGGCTATCCGGGTCCCTTGagatttttatacaaattttaggatgaatttttctatttctgtgaaatacagaactggaattttgatagaaattgcattgaatctatagactGCTTTGGATAGTATTATCATCTTAGCaatttcttccaatccatgaatgcaggatgtctttccatttatttatgtcctcTTTAATTGCCTTCAGCACTGTTCTGTACTTTTCAGTGTATAAGTCTCTTACCTCCCTGATTAAtccctattttattctttttcatactattgtaaatggaattgttttcttaatttccttttcaaattgttttctttgttagtGTTgggaaatgcaattgattttatatcttgcgACTTTGCTAAATTTGTTTGTTAGTTCTAACAGaattttttgtagaatttttagggttttgtacatataaaatcatgtcatctgtgaacacagataattttacttcttcctttcaaatatGGATACCTTTTTTTGTTCCTTGcccaattgctctggctagaacttccagtgctATATTAGGTAAAAGCACTGAGAGCaagcatccttgttttgttcctgatcttcagggaaaagctttcagtctttcactattgAGTATAATAGGTTTTATAAATATACAGTCTTGATTATGTTGAGGTAGTTTTCTTCTATTACTTCTATTACTAATTTTGTTGTAGGACTTTCTACTTAGTCTAGCTAAAAACGGGGTCCTTGTCACATGGCCATGAAAGATTAGGCTCGCAGACACTTTGaaggatgaaaaaaatggaatgtattgggtgaaaaggaaaataactcagCAAAGCGAGAGAGAGTCCTGTTAACAGACCGTCATCTCACTGATGGAACCCCCAGATTACCACACAGGATCAGGAGAGAGAGGCCAAGCTCCTCCCCGCTGCAAAGGGCACAAACTTCCCACAGCTCCACCCCATTCTCCCAGTGCGTGGGCCAATTGAACGTTCTCCAGGCACCTCTTTACACTTGATTGTATCAATCTGTTGTGTGTTTTTATCATGCAAGGGTGTGTTGAATTatgtcaaatacttttttctgCACCAATTGGTATGATCACgtgattttttcctttcttttgttaatATGATGTATTAGACTgatcaatttttgtatgttgaaacatCTTTGcattacagaaataaatccaaattggGTATGGTGTATAATCCTATTAATAGCCTCTCAAAATTAATTTAATCTAttatattagggttctccagagaaacagaatctataggatatatagaaatatatgtaaGAGGAGGCATTATGGGAATTGCCTTATGTAATTAtagaagctgagaagtcccacagtctgccatctgcaagctggagacccaggaaagccggccatgtaattcagtctgagtctgaaggcctgacaACTGGAGGAGCCAGTGGTGCAGCTCCACAATAGGAAAAAGGCCTAGTAAGGCTGCTGGTTTAAGACCCAGAGGTTAAAGGACCAAGAACCAGGAGTCCCAATGTTCAGGGGCAGGCAAACATGGATGTCCAGCTCAGGGACAGAAAAGAGAATTTGCCCTTTCCCTACCTCTTTGTTCCATCCAGCCTTTAATGGATGAAAAATGCCCACCCATATCGGTAAAGGTGGCTGTCTTTACTCAATCTACTGATTCATATGCCAATTTCTTCCAGAAATACTGCCACAGGCCTCTTTTATGTAGGCACTAATTCCTTTTATGAGGGTAGAGACCCCATGAATAggtttccacatatgaatttgtagggacacaaacattcagaccttagcagctggtaaaacattatttttgagtGTGTCTGGGACAAAATAAATTGAGCAAAAAGTGGACACAATTGGAGGGTGAAATTATTCTACAGCAATTTAGACACTTCAATACCTCATTCTCAATAATGGATAGGACAACCAGAcataaaataagtaagaaaaaagagaacttgAACATCACAGTAAAAACTGGATGTATCAGACATATACAAAACACCCtacaacaacagaatacacattcttctcaagggcACACgggacattctccaggatagaccctATGTTAGGCCACAGATCAAGAGCCAATagatttaaaaagacagataTCATACTAAGTATCTTCTTCAATCACAATGAGATGAAGTTAGAAATCAtgaacagaaggaaaactggaaatttTACAAAGTGTGGAAAAAACAACACACTCTTTATCAACCAGAGGATCAAAAAAGATACCACCAGgggaattagaaaatacttaaagacaaatgaaaatggaaacacaacataccaaaacttatggaatgAGTGAAAGCAGTGTGATGATAGAAATGTATAGCtgtaaacacatttgaaaaacaaaaggatctcaaataaacaatggCATATATTCAAATTCAGGTGCTAAATTTAGGATGTTAATGTAATCCCCATAATAATCACAAAGGGATGAGAACAGAATTATTAAAGTGTTTCAACACAAAAAAGCATTTCAGTAcaaaaactaaatacaaaaaaggaCAGTAATATAGGAAATGAAGAACCAAAAATGTTGTATCTTCTTGCTGTACTGAAAACTTTATTAACATGTCAtcaccttctttgtcttttggaacatttttaattcaaaatctATATTGTCTAATATTAGTGTAGccacccctgctctcttttggttactatttgcatgcGGTAacttttccatcctttcactttcagtcaGTCAATTTGCATTTTTGGATCTAAAatgagtctcttgtagacagcatatatttGTATCATATTTTAGAAGGCTAATGTGTAAAAGTAATTTTTAGTCTTTGTTTATAATttaggaactagaaaaagaacaaactaaactgaaaaatagcagaaggaaggaaataataaagattagagcagagataaataaaatcaagaatagaaaaacagtagagaaaataaattaaaccaaaatGCAATATGTATGCTCATAATACATTTAGTCCACAATATATTTGATATAACAAGCTTCACTTCAATAGCATACAAAAGCTCTGCTTCCTTGTAGCTCTGTTCCCACCTGTTTCCAGTTACTGCCAAAAATGTAACTTATAATTGCCCATGCATCTACCTTTACCagaggttttttatttcttcattcagctTAAAGTTACTGTccagtgtcctttcatttcaatcTGAAATAAAATGCCTCTCATTTCTTACAGGGCAGGTATTGTGGGAAAAAGCTtactcagcttttgtttttctgggaatgctttaattgtgttttgtttttcttcgaGCATTTTGAACATATCTGTTGGGTGGGTTTTAACCTTTCTGAGCACCTATTTCTGCCTGCCTAAAATCAGGTTAATAATACTTACTTTAGGAATGTTTTGGTCATGGTTAGATGACTGAATATAGCCAGACTACGTAGATCATTGTTGGGTACCTGATAGGCACTGGATAAATCATAATGGGTGTTATTCATATctccaaatgaggaaactgaagtccagTGCCCTCTGTGATgtgctccaggtcacacagccagtgtgGAGGAAAGAACTGGGGCTTGAACGGGGTCTTTTGCCTGCCTCCTGTTGCACTATGCCCCATTGACTCAGAGACTGCTACATCATCTAACAAGCTTTTCTGATTTGGCAGGGCCTGGCTATACTGGACAATGCCACTCCTCCTGTACACCTGTCTTCTCTGGCTGTCCACCAGTGGCCTCTGGATCGTCCAGGCCATGGATCCTAATGCTGCTTATAGGAACATGATAAATCATCACCGGGGCCTGGCTCCAGTCAACGCTGACTTTGCCCTCAGCCTGTATAAGCACTTAGTGGCCTTGAGTCCCAAgaagaacattttcatctccccTGTGAGCATCTCCATGGCCTTAGCTATGCTGTCCCTGGGCACCTGTGGCCACACACGGGCCCAGCTTCTCCAGGGCCTGGGTTTCAACCTCACTGAAAGGTCTGAGACTGAGATCCACCAGGGTTTCCAGCACCTCCACCAACTCTTTGCAGAGTCAGACACCAGTTTAGAAATGACCATGGGCAATGCCTTGTTTCTTGATGGCAGCCTGGAGTTGCTGGAGTCATTCTCAGCAGACATCAAGCACTACTATGAGTCAGAGGTCTTGGCTATGAATTTCCAGGACTGGGCAACAGCCAGCAGACAGATCAACAGCTATGTCAAGAGTAAGACACAGGGGAAAATTGCCGACTTGTTGTCAGGGCTAGATAGCCCAGCCGTCCTCGTCCTGGTCAACTATATCTTCTTCAAAGGTATTCCCACCCATCCCAGTCTGAAGGCCCATCCACTATGGCCAGGAATAATAACAGCCGTTAAAATCCAGGGCACACTCTTGGGCAAAGTCTTTGATTCTGTAAAGCACATATACATCTGGGACTCTCCACCTTCACCACAGTCCTGTTGGGTAGGtggaattatattattttacaaaagatgAAAATGCCACCCGGAAGGGTTGAGCAGTGTGCCCACATTCTGGCAGGTTGGTTTGAGGCCTACACCTGTAACCATGAACAGTCTGGCTGCTTCATACTCCACAAATGCTGACTGTCAAGTACTGGGCCAGGGACTGGAAAAATGGCCTAGAACCAGACAGAATCCTACCCAGCCCTCAGGAACTCCCAGATGCCCCCAGAGCCATCCTGCACACATTGCTCTAACCAGGTCTTGCTTCAGTTTTTCACCTTCCTGTTCATAAAAACCCGGAAGCTCTAGCGGAGAATGCACTTCCaggtcttttccagcttctagaagccacATGGCTTGTGGGCCTCTCTTATTTTCAAAGCCAGTAATTGCATCattcccacctctgcttccatcatcacatctCTCTGATTCTGactttcctgccttcctctttGACTTACAAGAACCCTCAGGATTACACTGGATAATGGCCCACCTGGGTGATCCAGAATAACCTGCCCATCTCAAGGCCAGCAGATTAGCAATTGTGATTCCATCTACAACTTTAATTCCCCCTGGACATGAAAGCTAACATATTCTCAAGTTCTGgggattagaatgtggacatTTTGGAGGgctattattctgcctaccacaaag
This genomic window from Piliocolobus tephrosceles isolate RC106 chromosome 6, ASM277652v3, whole genome shotgun sequence contains:
- the SERPINA6 gene encoding corticosteroid-binding globulin produces the protein MPLLLYTCLLWLSTSGLWIVQAMDPNAAYRNMINHHRGLAPVNADFALSLYKHLVALSPKKNIFISPVSISMALAMLSLGTCGHTRAQLLQGLGFNLTERSETEIHQGFQHLHQLFAESDTSLEMTMGNALFLDGSLELLESFSADIKHYYESEVLAMNFQDWATASRQINSYVKSKTQGKIADLLSGLDSPAVLVLVNYIFFKGTWTQHFDLASTAENFYVDETMVVKVPMMFQSSTISYLHDSELPCQLVQLNYTGNGTVFFILPEKGKMNTVIAALSRDTINRWSAGLTNSQVDLYIPKVTISGVYDLGDVLEEIGIADLFTNQANFSGITQDAQLKSSKVVHKAVLQLSEEGVDTAGSTGVSLNLTSKPIILRFNQPFIIMIFDHFTWSSLFLATVVNPA